One stretch of Candidatus Baltobacteraceae bacterium DNA includes these proteins:
- the flgB gene encoding flagellar basal body rod protein FlgB → MAGLSFGTTSELLKNAMNGASLEHAAVANNIANVNTPGYQTFEVVYKQALAATEPTPPDPNELSLVTDNAQQISINGEIPAQPFQVEARRDDNSIRMRVDGSNVDLDQEMAELTQNSAYQQTMSQFLTTQYSRIRQSIEERA, encoded by the coding sequence TTGGCTGGTTTATCTTTCGGAACGACTTCTGAGCTGCTCAAGAACGCCATGAACGGTGCGTCGCTCGAGCATGCGGCGGTTGCGAACAACATCGCGAACGTCAACACGCCGGGCTATCAGACGTTCGAAGTCGTTTACAAACAGGCGCTCGCAGCGACCGAACCGACGCCTCCGGATCCGAACGAGCTCTCGCTCGTGACGGACAACGCGCAGCAGATTTCGATCAACGGCGAGATCCCCGCGCAGCCTTTCCAAGTTGAGGCGCGCCGCGACGACAATTCGATCCGGATGCGCGTCGACGGCAGCAACGTCGATCTCGATCAAGAGATGGCCGAGCTGACGCAAAATTCCGCGTACCAGCAGACAATGTCCCAGTTCTTGACGACGCAGTACTCACGCATTCGTCAGTCGATCGAGGAACGCGCATAA
- a CDS encoding flagellar hook-basal body protein yields the protein MVRGLYTAAAGALVAQMDVDTIANNLANVSTAGFKRTLMQVQSSDTMPIYRVQTDPGTTPGTTVPGKSVSDYVGQLGFGSHVYDTPADYEQGSLQQTGAPLDLAISGPGFFTIATANGIRYTRDGNFSRNAQGQMVTQSGDLVLSTNGPITIPDGKVSFDTTTNTLAVTDPNNPTGEAVPVATLRMTEFGNLNGLRPEGSNLFVDGGTASPVNGTQSSVTQGYLEASNANVVTSMVGLITAQQWFDANTKMIQTQDTMNSEAITSVGQNS from the coding sequence TTGGTTCGAGGACTCTACACGGCTGCGGCCGGGGCTCTCGTTGCACAAATGGACGTGGACACGATCGCGAACAATCTCGCGAACGTGAGCACGGCGGGCTTTAAACGCACGCTGATGCAGGTCCAGTCCAGCGACACGATGCCGATCTACCGCGTTCAAACGGATCCGGGCACCACGCCCGGTACGACTGTTCCCGGTAAGAGCGTATCGGATTATGTCGGGCAGCTTGGTTTCGGTTCGCATGTCTACGACACGCCTGCAGATTACGAGCAAGGCTCGCTGCAGCAAACCGGTGCGCCCCTTGACCTGGCGATCTCCGGCCCCGGATTCTTCACGATTGCTACGGCAAACGGAATCCGCTACACGCGCGATGGTAACTTCTCGCGAAATGCGCAAGGACAGATGGTCACGCAGAGTGGCGATCTCGTTCTGAGCACGAACGGCCCGATCACAATCCCCGACGGAAAAGTCAGCTTCGATACGACGACCAACACGCTTGCCGTCACGGATCCAAACAATCCGACGGGAGAAGCAGTGCCGGTCGCGACGTTGCGCATGACCGAGTTCGGCAACCTGAACGGCTTGCGTCCGGAAGGTTCAAACTTGTTCGTCGACGGCGGAACTGCTTCGCCGGTGAACGGGACGCAATCTTCGGTTACGCAGGGCTACCTCGAAGCCAGCAACGCCAACGTTGTGACGTCGATGGTCGGCTTGATCACTGCGCAACAGTGGTTCGATGCCAACACCAAGATGATCCAAACGCAAGACACCATGAATTCCGAAGCCATCACCAGCGTCGGTCAGAATTCGTAA
- a CDS encoding flagellar hook-basal body complex protein FliE: MNVNPIVPDLTLPSTETPTITPLAPTNGAQSANSTDEVPSFKESVMNLLKDVNTKLEDSDQNVRDLAMGKTNDLDKVVTSVEEANLALEYTIAIRGKLLDAYNEVARITV; this comes from the coding sequence ATGAACGTCAATCCGATCGTTCCCGACCTCACGCTTCCGAGCACGGAAACGCCGACCATCACGCCCCTCGCGCCTACCAACGGCGCGCAGAGCGCGAACAGCACGGACGAAGTCCCAAGCTTCAAAGAGTCCGTCATGAATCTGCTCAAGGACGTCAACACCAAGCTCGAGGACTCGGACCAGAACGTCCGCGACCTGGCCATGGGCAAGACCAACGACCTCGACAAGGTCGTCACCTCGGTTGAAGAGGCCAATCTCGCGCTCGAGTACACGATCGCGATCCGTGGCAAACTCCTCGACGCATACAACGAAGTCGCCCGCATCACGGTCTAA
- the flgC gene encoding flagellar basal body rod protein FlgC — MPNDATFYSSIEISASGLSAERLAMDVIANNIANVNTTRTPDGGAFKRQLVVFAQKTDDDAKQQAQQLGEDPSHVGNLNGVKTVQVIDDPSPDRLVYDPGNPDADTQGYVHYPNVQIVKEMVDMMVAQRAYEANVSAIKESRAMGNAVLGVLKA; from the coding sequence ATGCCTAACGACGCAACATTTTATTCGTCGATCGAGATCAGTGCATCCGGTCTTTCGGCCGAGCGCCTCGCAATGGACGTCATCGCCAACAACATCGCGAACGTCAATACGACGCGCACGCCAGACGGCGGAGCCTTCAAACGTCAGCTCGTGGTTTTCGCGCAGAAGACGGACGACGACGCCAAGCAGCAGGCGCAGCAGCTGGGAGAGGATCCCAGCCACGTCGGCAATCTCAACGGTGTCAAAACCGTCCAGGTCATCGACGATCCGTCGCCTGATCGCCTCGTGTACGATCCAGGAAACCCGGATGCGGACACGCAAGGCTACGTCCACTATCCCAACGTGCAGATCGTCAAAGAGATGGTCGACATGATGGTTGCCCAACGTGCGTATGAAGCCAACGTTTCGGCAATCAAAGAGTCCCGCGCGATGGGCAACGCCGTTCTCGGAGTCCTCAAAGCCTAA